One stretch of Ficedula albicollis isolate OC2 chromosome 7, FicAlb1.5, whole genome shotgun sequence DNA includes these proteins:
- the ASB18 gene encoding ankyrin repeat and SOCS box protein 18, translated as METMDYKSLAIPPGRTCTLGSTGMGESPAAVTAKLRISSKLDPEHPSAPRAPIARFYTALVKGDLRSLQVLTERYHQDVNLVFEISRNELEWQVKSQASYGLSGLWALEERQELSTPLCLAARHGHPECLRHLLRRGADPNLAPGGQGPLHEACRGGHSHCVELLLEYKANPNLRSEEGLAPLHLCASPGSLRCARLLLRRGAAVDLPSEAGGDTALHVAARHRLWHHPDGVSPLGWALHGAAGHRELRPHLTVQLLLNHGSQRIWPHAFAKVLKSCAAVPEVIEVLFNSYSQIPVCQEWAKAVPQEVFQQHRVFYESLRGLAGTARCLQHWCRSALRSSLGSRCHSLVPLLPLPRALQGFLLLEPQGVVL; from the exons ATGGAAACAATGGACTATAAAAGCCTGGCTATCCCCCCAGGCAGGACCTGCACACTGGGCAGCACTGGAATGGGCGAGTCAccagcagctgtgacagcaaAGCTGAGGATTTCCTCCAAACTGGATCCAGAGCATCCCTCAGCACCTCGTGCTCCCATTGCCAGGTTTTACACAGCCCTGGTCAAGGGGGACCTGAGGAGCCTCCAGGTCCTGACTGAGAGATACCACCAGGATGTCAACCTGGTCTTTGAGATCAGCAGGAACGAGCTGGAGTGGCAGGTGAAAAGCCAAGCCTCCTATGGACTCTCAg GGCTGTGGGCtctggaggagaggcaggagctgagcacccCGCTGTGCCTCGCCGCCCGCCACGGGCACCCCGAGTGCCTGCGCCACCTCCTGCGCCGCGGGGCCGACCCCAACCTGGCCCCGGGGGGACAGGGCCCCCTGCACGAGGCCTGCCGGGGGGGGCACAGCCACTgcgtggagctgctgctggagtacAAAGCCAACCCCAACCTGCGGAGCGAGGAGGGGCTGGCCCCGCTGCACCTCTGCGCCAGCCCCGGCTCGCTGCG gtgtgccaggctgctgctgaggcgCGGGGCGGCCGTGGACCTGCCGAGCGAGGCGGGAGGGGACACGGCCCTGCACGTGGCCGCCAGGCACCGCCTGTGGCACCAC cccgacggCGTGTCCCCGCTGGGCTGGGCCCTGCACGGGGCTGCGGGCCACAGGGAGCTGCGCCCCCACCTCACCgtccagctgctgctcaacCACGGCTCCCAGAGGATATGGCCCCACGCCTTCGCCAAG GTGCTGAAATCCTGCGCGGCCGTGCCAGAGGTCATCGAGGTCCTCTTCAATTCCTACTCCCAAATCCCCGTCTGCCAGGAGTGGGCCAAGGCCGTGCCACAGGAGGTGTTCCAG CAGCACCGGGTTTTCTACGAGTCGCTCCGGGGGCTGGCGGGCACAGCCcgctgcctgcagcactggtgCCGCTCCGCCCTCCGCAGCAGCTTGGGGAGCCGCTGCCACTCCCTCGtccccctgctgcccctgcccagggctctgcagggcttcctgctgctggagccccagggagTCGTGCTGTGA
- the GBX2 gene encoding homeobox protein GBX-2 — protein sequence MFSGTGGRGVISLRFAPFCRRRGDAPGGMDFGGKTCQKPPCSSAVRVTRQQRFGATSQAFGATRNRVWSFIRGESPEGVPAEGGGDDGKAFLGKDGALLPFPAADAVQASLALRGQGKEDPKAEEDAKGKEESFSMDSDLDYSSDDNIAGQAAHKEEDSGNALEENPQNPPNSTNTTSTGKNRRRRTAFTSEQLLELEKEFHCKKYLSLTERSQIAHALKLSEVQVKIWFQNRRAKWKRVKAGNANSKTGEPSRNPKIVVPIPVHVSRFAIRSQHQQLEQARP from the exons ATGTTCAGTGGGACGGGGGGCAGGGGGGTGATCTCCCTTCGGTTTGCGCCGTTCTGCCGGCGGCGGGGTGATGCTCCGGGCgggatg GATTTTGGGGGCAAAACCTGCCAGAAGCCCCCCTGCTCCTCAGCGGTCCGGGTGACACGGCAGCAGCGTTTTGGTGCCACTTCTCAAGCTTTTGGGGCCACGCGGAACCGGGTCTGGTCCTTCATCAGGGGGGAAAG ccccgagggcGTCCCCGCCGAGGGCGGCGGCGACGATGGCAAAGCCTTCCTGGGCAAGGacggggctctgctgcccttccccgCCGCCGACGCCGTGCAGGCTTCCCTGG ctctgcgGGGCCAGGGCAAGGAGGACCCCAAAGCGGAGGAGGATGCGAAAGGCAAGGAGGAAAGTTTCTCCATGGACAGCGATCTAGATTACAGCTCGGACGACAACATCGCCGGGCAGGCGGCTCACAAGGAAGAGGACTCTGGCAACGCGCTGGAGGAAAACCCCCAGAACCCCCCCAATTCCACCAACACCACGTCCACGGGCAAAAACCGGCGGAGGCGAACAGCCTTCACCAGcgagcagctgctggagctggagaaggagttCCACTGCAAAAAGTACCTGTCCCTGACCGAGAGGTCCCAGATCGCTCACGCCCTCAAACTCAGCGAGGTGCAGGTGAAAATCTGGTTCCAGAACAGACGGGCCAAATGGAAACGGGTCAAGGCGGGCAACGCCAACTCCAAGACAGGGGAGCCCTCCCGGAACCCCAAGATCGTGGTGCCCATCCCGGTGCACGTCAGCAGGTTCGCGATCAGGAgtcagcaccagcagctggagcaagCCCGACCCTGA